From the Prosthecodimorpha staleyi genome, one window contains:
- a CDS encoding DEAD/DEAH box helicase: MITDFHAKYLAHELTKRCAPDSSERLAGAVAGAQVDLNPHQVDAALFAFASPLSKGALLADEVGLGKTIEAGLVISQRWAERKRRILVITPSNLRKQWHQELSEKFLLPGVILETKSYNQSIRDGSIQPFEVKNSIVICSYQFARSKASDVQRVPWDLVVIDEAHRLRNVYKPSNVIANTLKNALAQKNKILLTATPLQNSLLELYGLVSFIDEHAFGDVKSFREQFANPGDKRNFEALKERLKPICHRTLRRQVTAYIPYTRRLPLVEEFTPADGEDRLYQLVSDYLQRDNLQALPSGQRSLMTLVLRKLLASSTFAIAGALSSISQRLQAKLDSHPVAKPLEDELSEDFEALDATADEWPEESEDEALTDADRRAIESEIADLKSFAQLATSIEHNAKGKALLKALAVAFAKARELGGAEKAIIFTESRKTQEYLQRILSSSPYADGVVLFNGTNTDPLSRGIYVRWIERHAGSDRVTGSRTADMRSALVDYFRDEGQIMIATEAGAEGINLQFCSLVVNYDLPWNPQRVEQRIGRCHRYGQKHDVVVVNFINRKNEADQRVYQLLSEKFRLFEGVFGASDEVLGAIESGVDFEKRIASIYQECRQPEHIRAAFDQLQLELSLEIGAAMSQTRQKLLEKFDDEVREKLRIRDEDAKVYLDRYEQWLMRLTRHELDGLATFHNNSSFTLPERPDWANGATIPPGLYELPRRSGEAHTYRLNHPLGEAVLARAKERPLVPAEVRFDYANHSGKISILEPYIGKAGWLVASLMTVEALDEAEDHILLAGIADDGDLLSREVCDRLLTIHGTRGQDVTPDGGVMMRLDRSLSESQALIRRGVSERNALFFEAEADKLDGWADDLKVGLEREIKEIDRLIKEARRAATTALTLEEKLAGQKQIKTLEATRNQKRRSLFDAQDQIDRQRAELIAQIESKLEQKVDVASLFTIRWTLD, translated from the coding sequence ATGATCACTGACTTCCACGCAAAATACTTGGCTCACGAGCTGACAAAACGGTGCGCACCCGATAGTTCGGAACGTCTCGCGGGTGCGGTGGCCGGCGCTCAGGTCGATCTTAACCCGCATCAGGTCGACGCTGCGCTGTTTGCCTTCGCGTCGCCCCTTTCAAAGGGAGCGCTGCTCGCCGATGAAGTTGGCCTCGGGAAGACAATTGAAGCCGGATTGGTCATCTCTCAGAGATGGGCCGAGCGGAAGCGGCGTATCTTGGTCATTACGCCCTCAAACCTGCGCAAACAATGGCACCAAGAACTGAGTGAGAAATTTCTACTCCCCGGCGTGATCCTGGAGACCAAGTCTTACAACCAGTCCATTCGAGATGGATCTATTCAGCCTTTCGAAGTCAAAAATTCCATTGTGATCTGCTCTTATCAATTCGCGCGCTCCAAGGCGTCGGACGTGCAACGGGTGCCTTGGGATCTTGTCGTGATTGATGAGGCTCATCGGCTCAGGAACGTCTACAAACCTTCGAATGTCATTGCCAATACACTCAAGAACGCGCTTGCTCAGAAGAATAAGATCCTTCTGACTGCCACGCCACTCCAGAATTCGTTGCTCGAATTGTACGGTCTCGTCAGTTTCATTGACGAGCATGCCTTTGGTGACGTCAAGAGCTTCCGCGAACAGTTCGCGAATCCAGGCGACAAACGGAACTTTGAGGCGCTGAAGGAGCGCCTGAAGCCGATCTGCCACCGGACACTTCGGCGCCAGGTGACGGCATACATCCCCTATACACGTCGCCTGCCTCTGGTCGAGGAGTTTACACCCGCAGACGGTGAAGACCGCCTCTATCAACTTGTTTCCGACTATCTGCAGCGTGACAATCTGCAGGCGCTACCCTCTGGGCAGCGATCGCTGATGACGCTTGTCCTTCGCAAGCTGCTGGCGTCGTCGACATTCGCGATCGCAGGAGCCCTGAGTTCGATTTCGCAGCGTCTGCAGGCGAAGCTGGATTCGCACCCGGTCGCGAAACCTTTGGAGGATGAGCTTTCCGAGGATTTCGAAGCTCTCGATGCGACGGCCGACGAATGGCCGGAGGAGTCGGAAGACGAAGCGCTGACCGATGCCGATCGCAGAGCCATCGAGTCTGAAATTGCAGACCTCAAGTCTTTTGCCCAATTGGCGACGTCGATTGAGCATAACGCCAAGGGCAAGGCGCTCCTCAAGGCATTGGCCGTGGCGTTCGCGAAGGCGCGCGAACTTGGCGGTGCGGAGAAGGCGATCATCTTCACCGAGTCACGAAAAACGCAGGAATACCTTCAACGAATCCTCTCCAGCAGCCCCTATGCGGATGGCGTCGTCCTGTTCAATGGAACGAACACCGATCCGCTCTCGCGCGGGATCTACGTGCGCTGGATTGAGCGACACGCCGGATCGGATCGTGTCACTGGATCGAGAACCGCCGACATGAGATCCGCTCTGGTCGACTATTTCCGTGACGAAGGCCAGATCATGATTGCGACGGAGGCCGGAGCCGAGGGCATCAACCTGCAATTCTGTTCGCTCGTCGTGAACTATGACCTTCCGTGGAATCCGCAGCGAGTCGAGCAGCGGATTGGTAGGTGTCACCGGTACGGTCAGAAACACGACGTCGTCGTCGTGAACTTCATCAATCGCAAGAACGAGGCGGATCAGCGCGTCTATCAGCTTCTCTCAGAGAAGTTTCGGCTCTTCGAAGGGGTGTTCGGCGCGAGCGACGAGGTCCTGGGCGCGATCGAGTCTGGCGTAGATTTCGAGAAGAGAATTGCAAGCATTTACCAGGAGTGCCGCCAGCCCGAGCACATTCGGGCGGCCTTCGATCAATTGCAATTGGAACTGAGTCTCGAAATTGGCGCGGCCATGAGCCAGACGCGACAGAAGCTTCTCGAAAAATTCGATGACGAGGTTCGGGAGAAACTCCGTATCCGAGATGAGGATGCGAAGGTCTATCTCGATCGCTATGAGCAATGGCTGATGCGCCTGACCCGCCACGAGCTCGACGGATTGGCGACGTTTCACAACAATTCATCGTTCACTTTGCCTGAGCGGCCTGATTGGGCGAATGGTGCCACCATTCCGCCCGGGCTTTACGAGTTGCCGAGGCGATCCGGCGAGGCGCATACCTATCGTCTCAACCATCCTCTGGGCGAAGCCGTTTTGGCACGTGCGAAGGAACGTCCGCTCGTGCCGGCCGAGGTGCGTTTCGACTACGCCAATCATTCCGGCAAGATCAGCATTCTCGAACCTTACATTGGCAAGGCTGGCTGGCTGGTCGCATCCCTGATGACGGTTGAAGCGCTCGACGAAGCGGAGGATCACATCCTCCTCGCCGGCATCGCGGATGACGGCGATTTGCTCAGCAGGGAGGTCTGTGACCGCCTTCTGACAATTCATGGCACGCGCGGGCAGGATGTCACTCCCGACGGCGGGGTCATGATGCGTCTCGATCGGTCCCTGAGCGAAAGCCAGGCTCTGATCCGCAGAGGCGTGTCGGAACGGAACGCGCTGTTTTTCGAAGCCGAAGCTGACAAGCTCGATGGCTGGGCAGATGACCTCAAAGTAGGGCTGGAGCGAGAGATCAAGGAAATCGATCGGCTCATCAAGGAGGCCCGTCGTGCTGCCACGACCGCCCTGACCCTTGAAGAGAAGCTCGCGGGGCAGAAGCAGATCAAGACGCTCGAAGCGACACGCAATCAGAAGCGCCGGTCCCTCTTCGATGCGCAGGACCAGATTGACCGGCAGCGCGCCGAACTTATCGCCCAGATCGAGTCCAAGCTCGAACAGAAGGTCGATGTCGCGTCCCTTTTCACCATCCGCTGGACGTTGGATTGA